The Streptococcus sp. DTU_2020_1001019_1_SI_AUS_MUR_006 sequence TTTATACTCCAATGGGCAACCAACTTTTCTATCAACTGTTCTCAGTTTTAGTTTAATAGTAGTCGTCGCACCTATATTGGAGGAGATAGTTCTGAGAGGAATACCTTCTTTTCAAATTCCAAGTATTATCTGGATGTTATCTTATCAGCTCTTATCTTTGGGCTCAGTCACTTGGTATTATCGCATCGTGATCCTATCAGTTTGATGTTTTATAGTTTAGGCGGTCTCTTCTATGCCCTGATCTACCGTTGGACAAAGAATCTAAAGCTCACAATCCTTTGCCATAGTTTTTTCAACTTTCTCATTTATGCCAAGCCCATCTGGATATTTGTTTATAATTATGTCTATTACCACTTTTTTAGATAGTGGAAGGCAAAGAAAAAAGTGTTTGATCGGAGTCAAACACTTTTTCTATATTATTTAATCTTCTTCTGTCACAAATTGACTGAGGAGTCCATTGATGAAACGGGCTGACTTTTGATCTGAAAAGCTCTTAGCAAGTTCAATAGCTTCGTTAACAGCCACGAGCTGAGGAGTATCAAATGAAGTGATTTCAAAAACTCCTAGGCGTAGTAAATTCTTTTCTACCAAAGTCAGACGATCGATGGTCCAACCAGTTTTCAAATGTTGAGTGATTTGTTTGTCCAGATCATCCTTCTTAGCTTGGACACCAGAAACGAGCTCTACAAGGAAGTTAGGAAGTTGTACGTCTGTATCTTCGCGATCATGTGTGTAGGCAAAGCGACAAGCAGTTTCTAGATCTGAACCATATTCAAGACTCATCAAGGCTTGGAAAGCACACTTACGTAGTTCACGTCTAGATTCTAATAATGGACTAGTCATTGAGGAAGTCCTCGTCGAATAAGTCTTTCAATTCTGGTTTTGGTGTTTTATCTGGAACGATACCTGAAACGTGAATGTTGACAGCAGAGATTTCAACATCAGCCATGTTACGGACAGCATCCTTAACAGCTTTCTGGATAGCCATAGCAACCTTAGGAACTTTGACACCGTACTCTAGGTAGAGGTAGATATCAGCTGTGAGCTCATCGTTTGCTTCTTTTAGATATACGCCACGACCAAGAGAAAGTTTTGAAAGGGTGTCAGATACTGATTTGTTTGAAAAAGAGTGTACGCCTTCAACTTTCGCAGTTGCAATAGCAATGATTTTTTCTAGTACACGTGGGGCGATGACGATTTCGCCAAGTTGTTCTTCAATTCCCATAGAATGACCTCTTTCTAGTTTCTAGAGATTAGGCGCGAGAAACGTAAGTTCCTTCTGCAGTGTTGATAATCAATTTTTGACCTGCTTCGATGAAATCTGGAACGTTCACGACAAGACCAGTTTCCATTGTTGCTGGTTTACCAGAACCTGTAACAGTAGCACCTTTGATAGATGGTTGTGTTTCAGCAACTGTCAATTCAACAGTAGTTGGTACAGTTACACCGATTACTTCAGTTCCGTAGAATTGGATTTTTACATCTGAGTTTTCAAGGATGTAAAGCAATTCGTTTTCAACATTCACAACAGGAATTTCGTATTGGTCATAAGTTTCTGTGTTCATGAAGTAAGCTGTGTCGTCCATTTTATACAAGTATTGAGCTGGAACTGTTTCGATGATTGCTTGCTCAAATTTTTCTTCTGGGCGGTAGCTTGTTTCAAAAGTTGAACCAGTGCGGACATCACGCAATTTCATACGCATGATAGTGTTTCCTTTACCTGGTTTGTGGTGACTAGCTTCCAAAACGCGGATCAATTTTCCTTCAGCTGTTTCAAAAGTCATACCAGCCTTTAGTTTACTTGCTTCAATCATATTTTTACCTCTTTAATAAATATTATTACTCTTCATTCTACCATAAAATGGTCTGAAAATAAAGTCAAAATGGTTTTGAAAGATACCAGAAGGGTAACATTAACCTTCTGGCTGCTTTCCTTCCGCTTAATCTTCTTTTAACTTAGCCAATTCTTGGGCAAGTAGCTTGAGGGCGACTTGTGGGTTGGCTTGGCCTTTGGTCGCTTTCATGAGGAATCCTGTGAAGGCCTTGTCAGCGTTACGTTTTCCTGACTTGAAGTCGGCAACAGCGGCTTCGTTATCCGCAAAGACTTGATGAATAATTGGAATCAAAACATCAGGATCTGAGATTTGAACTAAACCAGCTTTTTCCACGTATTCACGCGCTCCACCACCATTTTTAGCTAGGTGAACAAAGACTTTCTTGGCAATCTTAGATGAAATCGTACCATCTTCGATGATAGCAATCATTTCAACCAAGTTTTCAGGTGTCAATTCGATTTGTTCCAGTGTCTTACCTTCGGCGTTCAAGAATTGAGCGACTTCACCTTGGAGCCAGTTAGAAACTTGTTTGGCATCACCACCGAGGGCGACAGCTTTTTCAAAGAAATCAGAAGTGACTTTATTTGCAGTTAACTGGCTAGCGTCATAGTCTGACAAGCTGAGGTCAGAGACGTAGCGCGCACGGCGTTCTTTTGGAAACTCTGGTAACTCCGTACGCATTTCTTCAATCCACTCGTCAGAAATTTCAAAGAGAGGTAGGTCTGGTTCTGGGAAGTAACGGTAGTCAGCAGCACCTTCTTTGACACGCATGAGGATGGTTGCCTTGTTAGCTTCATCGTAACGGCGTGTTTCTTGGCGAATTTGACCACCAGAGCGAAGGATTTCAGCTTGACGTTGAACTTCGTATTCGAGACCCTTGCGAACATTTGAGAAGGAGTTGAGGTTCTTCAATTCAGTCTTGGTACCGAATTTTTCTTGACCATAAGGACGAAGGGAGATGTTAGCATCTACACGCATTGAACCTTCTTCCATCTTGACGTCAGAAATACCAGCGTACTGGATGACTTCCTTGAGGGCAGTTAGGTAAGCATAGGCTTCCTCTGGTGAACGCATGTCTGCTTCAGATACGATTTCAATCAAAGGCACCCCTTGGCGGTTGAGGTCAACATAAGAGTAACCATCTGTACCATGGGTGTTTTTACCAGCGTCTTCTTCCAAGTGAGCACGTTCAATACCGATTTTCTTAGTCGTACCATCTTCTAGTTCCACTTCAATCCAACCGTTGTAACCGATTGGTTCATCAAACTGAGAAATTTGGTAGGCTTTAGGATTATCAGGGTAGAAGTAGTTCTTGCGGTCAAAGTGCATCTTCTTATGGATGTCCATGTTAAGAGCGAGTGCAGCCTTGATACCAGCATCGACAACACCCTTATTGAGAACTGGCAGAACTCCTGGGAAGGACCAGTCAATCACGTTAGTGTTGGCATTTTGGTCATTTCCAAAGTGGGCAGAAGTAGGTGAGAAGATTTTTGAATTGGTGTTGAGCTCTACGTGGACTTCAAGTCCAATGACTGTTTCAAAGTTCATTAGTTATCACCTCCAAAAATCACAGGTTGTTGTTTGTGGTAGTCTGTTGTTGCCTCAAAAGCAGCAGCAGCTTGGTAGATAGTTTCTTCAGAGTATTTAGGACCGATCAATTGGAGTCCTACTGGTAGACCTTGAACAAATCCAGCAGGAATAGAAATCCCTGGTAGACCAGCTAAGTTGACAGGAATTGTCAAGAGGTCAGCCAAGTACATAGCAACTGGATCATGGTTGAGCGAATCCAAGTCGTAGGCAACGCTAGGAGCAGTTGGTCCCAAAATCAAGTCATAATCCGCAAAGACTTTTTCGAAATCTTGAATGATAAGGGTACGAACCTGACCAGCCTTCTTGTAGTAAGCATCATAGTAACCTGATGAAAGGCTGAAAGTCCCTAGCATGATACGGCGTTTCACCTCTTCACCGAAACCTTGGCTACGGCTGTTTACATAGATTTCATCAAGATTAGTCGCATCCTCTGCACGATAGCCGTAACGGATACCGTCAAAGCGTTGCAAGTTTGATGAAGCTTCAGATGAAGCGATAATGTAGTAAACGGCAACACCGTATTTAGAGTGAGGAAGGCTGACTTCTTCAACGATGGCACCAAGTTTTTCAAAGTGTTTAGCGGCGTTCAGGATAGTTTCCTTAACTTCTGGGTCAATCCCTTCACCAAGGTATTCCTTAGGCAAAGCA is a genomic window containing:
- the efp gene encoding elongation factor P is translated as MIEASKLKAGMTFETAEGKLIRVLEASHHKPGKGNTIMRMKLRDVRTGSTFETSYRPEEKFEQAIIETVPAQYLYKMDDTAYFMNTETYDQYEIPVVNVENELLYILENSDVKIQFYGTEVIGVTVPTTVELTVAETQPSIKGATVTGSGKPATMETGLVVNVPDFIEAGQKLIINTAEGTYVSRA
- the nusB gene encoding transcription antitermination factor NusB — protein: MTSPLLESRRELRKCAFQALMSLEYGSDLETACRFAYTHDREDTDVQLPNFLVELVSGVQAKKDDLDKQITQHLKTGWTIDRLTLVEKNLLRLGVFEITSFDTPQLVAVNEAIELAKSFSDQKSARFINGLLSQFVTEED
- a CDS encoding Asp23/Gls24 family envelope stress response protein, whose protein sequence is MGIEEQLGEIVIAPRVLEKIIAIATAKVEGVHSFSNKSVSDTLSKLSLGRGVYLKEANDELTADIYLYLEYGVKVPKVAMAIQKAVKDAVRNMADVEISAVNIHVSGIVPDKTPKPELKDLFDEDFLND
- the gatB gene encoding Asp-tRNA(Asn)/Glu-tRNA(Gln) amidotransferase subunit GatB, which produces MNFETVIGLEVHVELNTNSKIFSPTSAHFGNDQNANTNVIDWSFPGVLPVLNKGVVDAGIKAALALNMDIHKKMHFDRKNYFYPDNPKAYQISQFDEPIGYNGWIEVELEDGTTKKIGIERAHLEEDAGKNTHGTDGYSYVDLNRQGVPLIEIVSEADMRSPEEAYAYLTALKEVIQYAGISDVKMEEGSMRVDANISLRPYGQEKFGTKTELKNLNSFSNVRKGLEYEVQRQAEILRSGGQIRQETRRYDEANKATILMRVKEGAADYRYFPEPDLPLFEISDEWIEEMRTELPEFPKERRARYVSDLSLSDYDASQLTANKVTSDFFEKAVALGGDAKQVSNWLQGEVAQFLNAEGKTLEQIELTPENLVEMIAIIEDGTISSKIAKKVFVHLAKNGGGAREYVEKAGLVQISDPDVLIPIIHQVFADNEAAVADFKSGKRNADKAFTGFLMKATKGQANPQVALKLLAQELAKLKED